A region of the Bosea sp. BIWAKO-01 genome:
AACTGACCTGGGTCTCCGATCTGTCTCATCGCGGCGCGCAGACTGGCGCTGCCGTCGCAGAGACTCTGAGGAGCTGTGGGGTGACAAGCGGCCGCATCGGCGTCGCCGGCCTGCAGGTTCTGGCCGTGCAGCCTTACAATGATCTCGTTCGTAATCTCGCCGCCTATCAGATCGAGGATTTCACGCCGGGCTACCGAGCTCTGCGCCAGAAGCTGCGGCCCCGCGAGCGCGCTGCAATGCGCGTGGCGTTCGGCATGGCGGACGCCGCAGCGATCGCGGCAGAGAAAATCTACGCGGCTGGCGCATCGAACGCGAGTGCCGTCATCGAAGCTGAGCGCGTTGCGCGCCGCGTCGGCGCATGGGACGTGCGCATCCTGTCGAATCTTGACGGCGACGAATTGCGTCCATTCGAACGGTTATCTGACGAGAGGCGCGACCCGTTCCTAATGTGGGTCGCGACGCGCTACCAGGGCTACTGGGCCGCGCGCGCCGTCAACGTGCCGGCCGATCCCAAGAGCGAAGCGGCGCGCGCCGTCGCGGCTATGTCCGCTGCAGCGCGCCCCGGCGCGCCCGCCGGCGAGATCGCTGCAGCGGGCCTCGTCTGCTTGAGCGAAGCCTCCCGCCGAACTGCTTTGGCGTACGGCCTTGGCGGCTGCATCGGACTCGCCATGGACGCGCCGCCCTTGATCCGCCCCGACAGCCGCGAAGTTCTTGCACGCGGTATGACCTTGTTGCTTCATGTCTTCGCTGAGGGCGGCGATCGTCCGTCCCTGGCCGGTGCAATGATCGAAATCGGCGCTAACGGTGCGCAAACAGTGGATGCAATTCCCGCGTCCCTGCCGCCG
Encoded here:
- a CDS encoding M24 family metallopeptidase encodes the protein MFLVGYNVDGVFVLPAQGEPAIFTNSGSRESFFLRELTWVSDLSHRGAQTGAAVAETLRSCGVTSGRIGVAGLQVLAVQPYNDLVRNLAAYQIEDFTPGYRALRQKLRPRERAAMRVAFGMADAAAIAAEKIYAAGASNASAVIEAERVARRVGAWDVRILSNLDGDELRPFERLSDERRDPFLMWVATRYQGYWAARAVNVPADPKSEAARAVAAMSAAARPGAPAGEIAAAGLVCLSEASRRTALAYGLGGCIGLAMDAPPLIRPDSREVLARGMTLLLHVFAEGGDRPSLAGAMIEIGANGAQTVDAIPASLPPITATVCA